One Rhodoferax ferrireducens T118 DNA segment encodes these proteins:
- a CDS encoding TM2 domain-containing protein, with protein sequence MKNKTVAAWLAFVGGPLGLHRFYLHGKGDLLGWLLPVPTALGLYGLERVQQNGLDDLWSWVLIPLLGFTMAGCALNAIVYGLMTPEKWNARFNPSASKDAAPGRTNWFTIGVISLALLVGTTALMSSLVFSFQRYFEYQIEEAHKISQ encoded by the coding sequence ATGAAAAACAAAACTGTGGCCGCCTGGCTGGCCTTCGTCGGCGGCCCCTTGGGCCTGCACCGTTTCTATTTACACGGCAAGGGCGACCTGCTCGGTTGGCTGCTACCGGTGCCCACGGCACTGGGCCTGTATGGCCTTGAGCGTGTGCAGCAAAACGGTCTGGACGACCTCTGGAGCTGGGTCTTGATACCCTTGCTGGGTTTCACCATGGCCGGTTGCGCCTTGAACGCCATCGTCTATGGTTTGATGACGCCTGAGAAGTGGAACGCCCGCTTCAATCCGTCAGCATCAAAGGATGCGGCACCCGGGCGCACCAACTGGTTCACCATTGGCGTCATCAGCCTGGCCCTGCTGGTGGGCACCACGGCACTGATGAGCAGCCTGGTGTTCAGCTTTCAACGCTATTTCGAATACCAAATCGAGGAAGCGCACAAGATTTCTCAGTGA
- a CDS encoding GNAT family N-acetyltransferase, with protein MTLIRPSQTEDIPAIAAIYARHVLHGTGTFEIDPPSPDDMAQRRVDVLAKGLPYLVAAKGDQVMGFAYCNWFKPRPAYRFSAEDSIYLADEAIGQGLGRALLAELMAQAEKAGVRKLIAVIGDSANHGSIGVHRSAGFSMVGVLKSCGWKFDQWLDVVMMDKALGLGATRAPQT; from the coding sequence ATGACACTCATTCGCCCCAGCCAAACTGAAGACATCCCGGCCATCGCCGCCATTTATGCCCGCCATGTGCTGCACGGCACCGGCACCTTTGAGATTGATCCCCCCTCGCCAGACGACATGGCGCAGCGCCGCGTTGACGTCCTGGCCAAGGGTCTGCCGTATCTGGTTGCTGCAAAAGGCGATCAGGTGATGGGTTTTGCCTACTGCAACTGGTTCAAGCCACGCCCGGCCTATCGATTCTCGGCCGAGGACTCGATCTACCTGGCCGATGAAGCCATCGGACAGGGCCTTGGACGCGCGTTGCTGGCGGAACTGATGGCCCAGGCCGAAAAAGCAGGCGTACGAAAATTGATCGCGGTCATCGGCGACTCAGCCAACCACGGATCGATCGGCGTGCACCGGTCTGCCGGGTTTTCCATGGTCGGCGTGCTCAAATCATGCGGCTGGAAATTTGATCAGTGGCTCGATGTGGTCATGATGGACAAAGCCTTGGGTCTGGGCGCTACCCGCGCCCCGCAAACATAA
- the rpsP gene encoding 30S ribosomal protein S16, which produces MVVIRLARGGAKARPFFNIVVADKRTRRDGRFIERLGFYNPIATANEESIRIAQDRLTYWRSVGAQASPTVERLISQAAKKAA; this is translated from the coding sequence ATGGTCGTCATCCGACTCGCCCGTGGCGGTGCAAAAGCACGCCCGTTTTTCAATATTGTCGTCGCTGACAAGCGCACCCGTCGTGACGGCCGTTTCATCGAACGCCTGGGTTTTTACAACCCGATTGCGACTGCCAATGAAGAGAGCATCCGCATTGCACAGGACCGCCTGACCTACTGGCGCAGCGTTGGCGCTCAGGCCTCTCCCACGGTGGAACGCCTGATCAGTCAAGCGGCCAAAAAAGCGGCTTGA
- the rimM gene encoding ribosome maturation factor RimM (Essential for efficient processing of 16S rRNA): MLPGLEAAELPADAIEVGRIADAWGIKGWFKVLPYSADPEALFSARRWFLLPAEKGAKTFSGVAQLAIKEAKVHSDTVVASAQAVDDRTAAEALRGARIFVARSSFPSAEKDEYYWVDLIGLNVVNREGVAMGTVKELLSTGAQTVLVLEYSQDGKAQERMIPFVSVYIDEVDLPGHRILVDWQADF; the protein is encoded by the coding sequence ATGTTGCCTGGCCTTGAAGCCGCCGAATTGCCGGCGGATGCGATCGAAGTCGGGCGCATCGCGGATGCCTGGGGCATCAAAGGCTGGTTCAAAGTCCTGCCCTACAGCGCCGATCCCGAGGCGCTTTTTTCTGCCCGGCGCTGGTTTCTGCTGCCAGCCGAAAAAGGTGCAAAAACTTTCTCTGGTGTGGCCCAACTGGCGATCAAGGAAGCCAAGGTGCATTCAGACACCGTGGTCGCGTCAGCCCAAGCAGTGGATGACCGCACTGCCGCTGAGGCTTTGCGCGGGGCGCGTATTTTTGTGGCCCGCTCCAGTTTCCCAAGCGCAGAAAAAGACGAATATTACTGGGTTGACCTGATTGGGCTGAACGTGGTCAATCGCGAGGGTGTGGCAATGGGCACGGTGAAAGAATTACTCTCGACCGGGGCTCAGACCGTGCTGGTGCTGGAGTACTCGCAAGATGGCAAGGCGCAGGAGCGGATGATTCCTTTTGTCTCGGTTTATATCGACGAGGTCGATTTGCCCGGTCATCGCATTCTGGTGGATTGGCAAGCGGACTTCTAA
- the trmD gene encoding tRNA (guanosine(37)-N1)-methyltransferase TrmD, whose translation MRFDIVTLFPELFAPFLTSGITRRAFESGLVDVQLANPRDFAAGNYRRVDDRPFGGGPGMVMMAEPLAQCLKSIQSQRTEIAPVLLFSPAGQTLNHAMVQRWSDSQGAILICGRYEGLDQRFIDAYVTEQISLGDFVLSGGEIAAMALLDAVARLQPGVLNAADSHQQDSFNPVLDGLLDCPHYTRPENWLGRPVPEVLLSGHHVQIERWRREQRLALTLRLRPELIDQARRDGRLSRADEAFLASQV comes from the coding sequence ATGCGTTTTGACATCGTTACGCTGTTTCCCGAGCTATTCGCCCCATTTTTGACCAGTGGCATTACGCGACGCGCGTTTGAGTCGGGTTTGGTCGATGTCCAACTGGCCAACCCGCGTGATTTTGCGGCAGGCAATTACAGGCGGGTCGATGACCGTCCGTTTGGCGGTGGCCCGGGCATGGTCATGATGGCCGAGCCCTTGGCACAATGCCTGAAGAGCATCCAGTCTCAACGAACCGAAATCGCCCCGGTGCTGCTTTTTTCGCCTGCGGGCCAGACGCTGAACCATGCCATGGTGCAGCGTTGGTCCGACAGCCAGGGTGCGATCCTGATTTGTGGCCGCTACGAAGGCCTGGATCAGCGCTTTATCGATGCCTATGTCACCGAGCAGATCAGCCTGGGTGACTTTGTCCTGTCGGGTGGCGAAATTGCGGCCATGGCCTTGCTCGATGCCGTGGCGCGCCTGCAACCCGGTGTATTGAATGCGGCTGACAGTCACCAGCAGGATAGCTTTAACCCCGTATTGGACGGCTTGCTGGATTGCCCGCACTACACCCGGCCTGAGAACTGGTTGGGTCGGCCAGTGCCGGAGGTGCTGCTGTCGGGGCACCATGTCCAGATTGAGCGCTGGCGGCGCGAACAGCGGCTGGCGCTGACTTTGCGTTTGCGCCCTGAATTGATCGACCAGGCGCGTCGGGATGGGCGTTTGAGTCGCGCCGATGAAGCCTTTCTGGCCAGCCAAGTCTGA
- the rplS gene encoding 50S ribosomal protein L19: MNLIETLEQEEIARLGKIIPEFAPGDTVVVSVNVVEGARKRVQAYEGVVIAKRNRGLNSAFTVRKISSGEGVERTFQTYSPLIAAIEVKRRGDVRRAKLYYLRDRSGKSARIKEKLPARKIKTAAV; the protein is encoded by the coding sequence ATGAATCTGATCGAAACCCTTGAGCAGGAAGAAATTGCTCGTCTTGGAAAAATAATTCCCGAATTTGCCCCTGGTGACACTGTCGTTGTGAGTGTCAACGTGGTTGAAGGTGCGCGCAAACGTGTGCAGGCCTATGAGGGCGTTGTGATTGCGAAACGCAATCGTGGCCTCAACAGCGCGTTTACGGTACGCAAGATTTCCAGCGGCGAAGGTGTCGAGCGTACGTTCCAGACCTACAGTCCGTTGATCGCCGCTATCGAAGTCAAGCGTCGTGGCGATGTGCGTCGTGCCAAACTGTATTATTTGCGTGACCGTAGCGGCAAGTCGGCGCGTATCAAAGAAAAATTGCCAGCCCGCAAGATCAAGACGGCTGCTGTATAA
- a CDS encoding CoA pyrophosphatase, with the protein MSINLPDRPLSSLPQFDPRQIPVIGVDSHLPAVPLASLQPAALRQRFASPPVWVPELLAEKKFLDRAPMHASVLLPIVMREHPTVLLTERTMHLSTHSGQIAFPGGKADEDDADAAATALREAQEEVGLDPAFVQVLGVMPHYVTGSAFIITPVVALVQPGFSLTPNAYEVADIFEVPLEFLMNPAHHRRHAFEWEGVRREWFSMPYQDQLRQRFIWGATAGMLRNFYRLLSA; encoded by the coding sequence ATGTCAATCAACTTGCCCGATAGGCCGCTGTCGAGCCTGCCGCAGTTCGATCCGCGCCAGATCCCGGTTATTGGTGTGGATTCCCATTTGCCGGCGGTTCCATTGGCATCGCTGCAGCCGGCGGCCTTGCGGCAACGCTTCGCTTCGCCCCCGGTGTGGGTACCTGAACTGCTGGCGGAGAAAAAATTTCTGGATCGGGCACCGATGCATGCCTCGGTGCTGCTGCCAATCGTGATGCGCGAACACCCGACCGTCTTGCTGACCGAGCGCACCATGCATTTGTCAACGCATTCCGGGCAAATTGCCTTTCCGGGCGGCAAAGCCGATGAAGATGACGCTGATGCAGCCGCCACGGCCTTGCGCGAGGCGCAAGAAGAAGTTGGGCTGGACCCCGCTTTTGTGCAGGTGCTGGGCGTGATGCCACACTACGTGACGGGGTCTGCCTTCATCATCACGCCGGTCGTGGCCCTGGTGCAGCCGGGCTTCTCGCTGACCCCCAATGCCTACGAAGTGGCCGATATTTTCGAAGTGCCGCTGGAATTTCTGATGAATCCCGCGCATCATCGGCGTCATGCTTTTGAGTGGGAAGGCGTCCGGCGCGAATGGTTCTCCATGCCCTATCAGGATCAGTTGCGCCAGCGCTTCATTTGGGGCGCCACGGCGGGCATGCTGCGCAACTTTTACCGGCTGCTGTCAGCCTGA
- a CDS encoding CobD/CbiB family protein has translation MSFISVLFALLLEQARPLSKGNPIHAALRAWVRWSTQNFDAGKPFHGWLAWGFAVGGPSVAALLIYWLLITFVGWPLGVIWSAAVLYACLGFRQFSFHFTEIRDALADGDEDRARELLASWKQMDASDLPRSEIVRHVIEHSVLSAHRHVFGVLAWFSVLAAFGFGPTGAVLYRLSEFVARYWQHKSKAHHQPVSDALQQTATVIWTAVDWLPARITAISFAVVGSFEDAIDGWRNYESRFNGDNDGIVLAATAGAVNIRLGVAAPVTAVAANSAPALPPGTVDRRREARPGQTPELAHLVIIVGLVWRAVVMWMFLLALLTLARLLG, from the coding sequence ATGAGCTTTATCTCAGTGCTTTTTGCCCTGCTGCTTGAGCAGGCCCGACCCTTGAGCAAAGGTAACCCGATCCATGCCGCGCTGCGTGCCTGGGTGCGTTGGAGTACCCAGAATTTTGACGCCGGCAAGCCGTTTCACGGCTGGCTGGCATGGGGTTTCGCGGTCGGTGGCCCGTCCGTGGCGGCATTGCTTATTTACTGGTTGTTGATCACGTTTGTGGGTTGGCCCTTGGGGGTGATCTGGAGCGCCGCAGTGCTTTATGCCTGTTTGGGCTTTCGGCAATTCAGTTTCCATTTCACCGAGATTCGGGATGCCTTGGCCGACGGTGACGAAGACCGCGCGCGCGAGTTGCTGGCCAGTTGGAAGCAGATGGATGCCAGCGACTTGCCGCGCAGCGAAATTGTCCGGCACGTCATCGAGCATTCGGTGCTGTCGGCGCATCGCCATGTGTTCGGCGTGCTGGCCTGGTTCTCGGTGCTGGCGGCTTTTGGTTTCGGCCCGACGGGTGCGGTGCTGTACCGATTGAGTGAATTTGTTGCCCGCTACTGGCAGCACAAGAGCAAAGCCCATCATCAGCCTGTCAGTGATGCACTGCAGCAGACCGCGACTGTGATCTGGACGGCAGTTGACTGGCTGCCCGCCCGCATCACGGCGATCAGCTTTGCGGTGGTGGGGAGTTTTGAGGATGCGATTGATGGTTGGCGAAATTACGAGTCGCGCTTTAACGGGGACAACGACGGTATTGTCCTGGCCGCCACGGCGGGCGCCGTGAATATCAGATTGGGTGTCGCCGCCCCGGTGACTGCTGTTGCGGCCAACAGCGCACCGGCGTTGCCGCCAGGAACGGTTGACAGGCGTAGAGAAGCCAGGCCGGGACAGACACCTGAGTTGGCCCACCTGGTCATTATTGTTGGCCTGGTGTGGCGCGCCGTGGTGATGTGGATGTTTCTGCTCGCGCTGTTGACACTGGCCCGGCTGTTGGGCTAG
- the hisC gene encoding histidinol-phosphate transaminase produces MKQNSCPETSFYSPVVSRLVPYVPGEQPKIDKLVKLNTNENPYPPSPRVIAAIQLAAQQGLQLYPDPESTALRQAIAAHHGLAAHQVFLGNGSDEVLAHAFCAFFQHGCPLLMPDISYSFYKVYCGLFNIPVEMVPLTEAMCLDVSAYARTDGTSVAGVVIANPNAPTGVGLPLQQVERLLRLHPQRVVLVDEAYVDFGGDSAIPLIAQYPNLLVVHTLSKSRSLAGLRVGFACGQAHLIDALERVKNSFNSYPLDRLAIAGGVAAFEDQAWFEQTRRAVMSSREGLVLALEDLGFKVLPSQANFVFARHPHHDAAAIAGALRARGVLVRHFKLPRIEQYLRISIGTPAHCDALVQALGSVLAALA; encoded by the coding sequence TTGAAGCAGAATTCTTGCCCGGAAACCTCGTTTTACAGCCCGGTGGTGAGTCGACTCGTGCCCTATGTGCCGGGTGAACAGCCCAAGATCGACAAGCTGGTCAAGCTCAATACCAACGAGAATCCCTACCCGCCGTCACCCCGTGTGATTGCCGCCATCCAGCTGGCGGCGCAGCAGGGTTTGCAGCTTTATCCCGATCCTGAATCAACGGCACTGCGCCAAGCCATTGCGGCCCATCACGGACTGGCGGCGCACCAGGTGTTCCTGGGTAACGGCTCCGATGAAGTACTCGCGCATGCCTTCTGTGCTTTCTTCCAGCATGGTTGCCCCTTGCTGATGCCCGACATCAGCTACAGCTTTTACAAGGTCTACTGCGGACTTTTCAATATCCCGGTTGAGATGGTGCCATTAACAGAGGCGATGTGCCTTGACGTCTCGGCCTATGCGCGCACGGATGGCACTTCGGTGGCTGGCGTGGTCATCGCCAACCCCAATGCGCCCACCGGCGTTGGCCTGCCACTGCAACAGGTCGAACGGCTCCTGCGTCTGCACCCGCAGCGCGTCGTGCTGGTGGATGAGGCTTATGTGGACTTTGGCGGCGACAGCGCCATTCCCTTGATTGCACAGTATCCCAACTTGCTGGTGGTTCACACCCTGTCCAAGTCGCGTTCGCTGGCCGGCTTGCGTGTCGGCTTTGCCTGCGGCCAGGCGCATCTGATCGATGCGCTGGAGCGGGTCAAGAACAGCTTCAATTCCTATCCGCTGGACCGCTTGGCCATTGCCGGTGGGGTGGCGGCTTTTGAGGACCAGGCCTGGTTCGAGCAGACGCGCCGCGCCGTCATGAGCAGCCGCGAAGGGCTGGTGCTGGCGCTGGAAGATTTGGGCTTCAAGGTGCTGCCGTCACAGGCGAATTTTGTGTTTGCACGGCATCCGCACCATGATGCGGCCGCTATCGCCGGCGCCCTGCGTGCACGTGGTGTGCTGGTGCGGCATTTCAAACTGCCCCGTATCGAGCAGTACTTGCGTATCAGCATCGGCACGCCGGCACACTGCGATGCTTTGGTGCAGGCGCTGGGCTCAGTACTTGCGGCGCTGGCTTAA
- the rsgA gene encoding ribosome small subunit-dependent GTPase A: protein MERATLDRGLIVANYGRHFLVETPEGKRLICHSRGKKSQGLVGDRVLWQASQDEGTIEKIEERRNVFYRQDEIRTKSFAANLDQILILIAAEPEFSSSQLSRALIAAEAEHITPIIALNKSDLVEPFARAWAWLRPYRQMHYGVLPLSLRQSGDADRAELLKLLHGKTTLVLGPSGAGKSTLINLLAPGALAQTGEISQALNSGKHTTTSTTWYWVDADKTTALIDSPGFQEFGLNHIDPAQLAAYMPDFKPHVANCKFYNCSHLHEPGCGVMAAVKPDGSPDGISANRYKIYSDLYAELSQRRKY from the coding sequence ATGGAACGAGCCACACTCGACCGCGGCCTGATCGTCGCCAACTATGGTCGCCACTTTCTGGTCGAGACACCGGAAGGAAAGCGACTGATTTGCCACTCGCGCGGCAAGAAAAGCCAGGGGCTGGTAGGCGATCGCGTCCTGTGGCAGGCCTCGCAGGACGAAGGCACGATTGAAAAGATCGAAGAACGTCGCAACGTGTTCTACCGTCAGGATGAAATTCGCACCAAGTCATTTGCGGCCAATCTGGACCAGATATTGATCCTGATCGCGGCGGAACCCGAGTTCTCCAGCAGCCAGCTTTCGCGTGCCCTGATCGCTGCGGAGGCGGAGCACATCACGCCCATCATTGCACTCAACAAAAGTGATCTGGTCGAGCCCTTTGCGCGCGCCTGGGCGTGGCTGCGGCCTTACCGGCAAATGCATTACGGCGTGCTGCCGCTGTCCCTCAGACAGTCAGGTGACGCTGATCGCGCCGAACTGCTCAAGCTGCTGCACGGTAAAACGACGCTGGTGCTGGGGCCGTCGGGCGCGGGCAAAAGCACCTTGATCAACCTGCTGGCACCGGGCGCACTGGCGCAGACGGGCGAGATTTCGCAAGCCCTGAACTCGGGCAAACACACCACCACCAGCACCACCTGGTACTGGGTCGACGCGGACAAGACCACGGCTTTGATTGATTCGCCGGGCTTCCAGGAGTTTGGCTTGAACCACATCGACCCGGCGCAATTGGCTGCTTACATGCCGGACTTCAAACCCCATGTGGCCAACTGCAAGTTCTATAACTGCAGCCACCTGCATGAACCCGGTTGCGGCGTCATGGCAGCCGTCAAACCCGACGGTAGCCCGGACGGGATCAGCGCGAACCGCTACAAGATTTACAGCGACTTGTATGCGGAGTTAAGCCAGCGCCGCAAGTACTGA
- a CDS encoding 4a-hydroxytetrahydrobiopterin dehydratase yields MNTIHKTNEALAPVKHALKATEVVANLAKLEGWRLAGDGAAVAIEKTFTFANYDETISFVNAVAFIAHRQNHHPDLSVHFQRCVVRFSTHDVGGLSMADFDCAARVDALLA; encoded by the coding sequence ATGAACACTATTCATAAGACAAATGAGGCTCTAGCCCCCGTCAAACATGCGCTTAAAGCTACAGAAGTTGTAGCAAATCTGGCCAAACTGGAAGGCTGGAGGCTGGCTGGCGATGGTGCCGCAGTGGCCATTGAAAAGACCTTCACCTTTGCGAATTACGACGAGACCATTTCCTTCGTGAATGCGGTGGCCTTCATCGCACACAGGCAGAATCACCACCCCGACTTGTCGGTGCACTTCCAGCGCTGCGTGGTGCGCTTCAGCACCCATGACGTAGGTGGCCTCTCGATGGCAGATTTTGACTGCGCGGCGCGGGTTGACGCGCTGTTGGCATGA
- a CDS encoding M48 family metallopeptidase — protein MADPFPSLSLSLVLTFAFALALLAGLVLNFWLSSRQIRHVAQHRGQVPPAFAQTILLSAHQKAADYTITKARFGLLELTLGAAVLLGWTLLGGLSSLNQALLGWLGGGMGQQIALLAAFVLISGLIDLPVTLYRTFVIEERFGFNKMTPKLWLLDLLKSSLIGAVVGLPIAALILWMMGATGHWWWLWAWGVWMGFNLLLLLIYPTFIAPLFNKFAPLEDETLKTRVTALMKRCGFAAKGLFVMDGSKRSAHANAYFTGFGASKRVVFYDTLLAKLSAGEVDAVLAHELGHFKHKHIIKRIVSMFALSLVGFALLGWLATQAWFYAGLGVQPNLGAPNDALALLLFMLALPVFSFFIAPVMAHFSRKHEFEADAYAVRQTSGPDLATALLKLYEDNASTLTPDPLYVKFHYSHPPASERLARITA, from the coding sequence ATGGCTGATCCGTTTCCTTCTCTTTCCCTTTCATTGGTGTTGACCTTCGCTTTTGCGCTGGCGTTGCTCGCCGGTCTGGTGTTGAACTTCTGGCTCAGCTCCCGGCAGATCCGGCATGTGGCACAACACCGTGGGCAGGTGCCGCCGGCCTTCGCCCAGACCATCCTGCTTTCCGCGCACCAGAAAGCGGCCGACTACACCATCACCAAGGCACGTTTTGGTTTGCTGGAGCTGACGCTGGGTGCCGCCGTTCTTTTGGGTTGGACCTTGCTGGGCGGGCTGTCAAGCCTCAACCAGGCGCTGCTCGGGTGGCTGGGCGGCGGCATGGGGCAGCAAATTGCGCTGCTCGCGGCGTTCGTGCTGATCAGCGGCCTGATCGATTTGCCCGTGACCCTGTACCGGACCTTCGTGATCGAGGAGCGCTTCGGCTTCAACAAGATGACGCCCAAGCTCTGGCTGCTGGACTTGCTCAAATCAAGCCTGATCGGTGCCGTCGTTGGCCTGCCGATTGCCGCACTGATTTTGTGGATGATGGGCGCGACGGGACACTGGTGGTGGCTGTGGGCCTGGGGCGTGTGGATGGGTTTCAATTTGCTCCTGCTGTTGATCTACCCGACCTTCATTGCGCCGCTGTTCAACAAGTTTGCGCCACTGGAGGATGAAACACTCAAGACCCGCGTGACGGCGCTGATGAAACGTTGCGGCTTTGCCGCCAAGGGCTTGTTTGTGATGGATGGCTCTAAACGCAGCGCCCACGCCAACGCCTACTTCACCGGCTTTGGCGCATCCAAGCGGGTGGTGTTTTATGACACCCTGCTGGCCAAACTGTCTGCCGGTGAAGTGGACGCCGTGCTGGCGCACGAACTGGGCCACTTCAAGCACAAACACATCATCAAGCGCATCGTGTCCATGTTTGCCCTCAGCCTGGTGGGCTTTGCCCTGCTGGGCTGGCTGGCAACGCAGGCCTGGTTTTATGCCGGGCTGGGGGTTCAGCCCAACCTGGGTGCGCCCAATGACGCACTGGCGCTGTTGTTGTTCATGCTGGCGTTGCCGGTTTTCAGCTTCTTCATCGCGCCTGTTATGGCCCACTTCTCACGCAAGCACGAGTTTGAGGCCGATGCCTATGCCGTACGCCAGACCAGCGGCCCGGACCTTGCCACAGCGCTGCTCAAGCTGTATGAAGACAACGCGTCGACGCTGACACCGGATCCGCTGTATGTGAAGTTCCACTACTCGCATCCGCCGGCGTCCGAGCGTCTGGCGCGGATAACAGCCTGA
- the orn gene encoding oligoribonuclease, producing the protein MDSTNTPVASATLAKSAQNLVWLDCEMTGLDPEIERIIEIAVIVTGPDLECRIEGPVLVIHQSDELLDKMDQWNKGTHGKTGLIDKVKASTLLEAQAEAQIIEFLSQYVPKKGAPMCGNSIGQDRRFLAKYMPKLEAFFHYRNLDVSTLKELSKRWRPDVYKSFKKKQRHTALADVHESIDELEHYRKHFIRMAD; encoded by the coding sequence ATGGATTCCACCAACACCCCTGTGGCGAGCGCAACGCTGGCCAAATCTGCCCAAAACCTGGTATGGCTTGATTGCGAGATGACGGGTCTTGATCCGGAGATTGAGCGGATCATTGAGATTGCCGTGATCGTCACCGGCCCCGATCTTGAATGCCGAATCGAGGGCCCGGTGCTGGTGATCCATCAAAGCGATGAACTGCTTGACAAGATGGACCAATGGAACAAAGGCACGCATGGCAAAACGGGCCTGATCGACAAGGTCAAAGCCTCGACCTTGCTGGAGGCGCAGGCTGAGGCGCAGATCATCGAATTCCTGAGTCAGTATGTGCCCAAGAAGGGCGCCCCCATGTGTGGCAACAGCATCGGGCAGGATCGGCGTTTTCTGGCGAAGTACATGCCCAAGCTGGAGGCTTTTTTTCACTACCGCAACCTGGATGTGAGCACACTCAAAGAGCTGTCCAAACGCTGGCGCCCCGATGTGTACAAATCGTTCAAAAAGAAGCAGCGCCACACGGCGTTGGCCGATGTGCACGAGTCGATTGACGAACTGGAGCACTACCGGAAACACTTCATCAGGATGGCTGATTAG